DNA from Xanthomonas hyacinthi:
GACGTCGAGTCATTCAATCCTTCCGCATTCGCACAGCACGGCATCGCCTTCCCGTCGTCGATTCAGCACAGTGTGCGAAAGCGGCAAGCGGAATTCTTTATGGGCGCTTGGCGGCGCGTCACGCGCTCTTGCGGCTCGGCACTCCCGATCAGGAGATAGGCACCGGTGCATTTCGCGAGCCACTATGGCCAACAGGAATCGTCGGGAGCATTACACACACACGCTCCTATGCGGCCGCTATCGCTCTGCCGGCGAGCAATTACACAGGGATCGGCATCGACATCGAACACCTCATTGCCGCAAAGGCACAGCATACTGTCGAAAGTACCGCCCTAGTTGCGAGTGAGCGGACTTTGCTGAAGGGCCTGACAGGCGATCTATCGTATGAGACATCGTTGACTGTTGCTTTTTCCGCCAAGGAAAGCTTCTTCAAGGGAACCTTCGCAACGGTGAAGCACTACTTCGGGTTCGAAGCTGTCGAGCTTACCGCGTTAGATAACGCTAGCGGAACACTGGAGCTGATGATCGTCCAGCCTCTCGCGACCAATCTACCCATAGGCAGGCGCTTTATGCTGCGGTTCGGGTTTATCGATTCGGAAACCCTGATCACCAGCTTCCTATGGTGACCTCCTCGCGACAGTCATTTCGACAGTCATCGGAAGATCGTGCGCCTCAACCTGTGCCTGATGAAGCAGGGGAAAAAGATCCGCACGCTTTGAAAATCGCAGGATGTCCCCCGCAATCAATTGTTTTTCGCCCCCGCTTCTGAGCCAGCAATGCGAAGGCCTGCACCCAGGCGTTCTTCCGGAAGAACGCCACATCGACCCAGATCTCAACGTCATGCACAGCGCAGCATCCTTCAGCTGGATCAATCACTCAGTTCAGACCTAGCATCCCGCGAAGACGCGAGAGGTCTTCTGCCAGCGTGTTGACACGCCCT
Protein-coding regions in this window:
- a CDS encoding 4'-phosphopantetheinyl transferase family protein, producing MAARHALLRLGTPDQEIGTGAFREPLWPTGIVGSITHTRSYAAAIALPASNYTGIGIDIEHLIAAKAQHTVESTALVASERTLLKGLTGDLSYETSLTVAFSAKESFFKGTFATVKHYFGFEAVELTALDNASGTLELMIVQPLATNLPIGRRFMLRFGFIDSETLITSFLW